A stretch of Campylobacter gracilis DNA encodes these proteins:
- a CDS encoding ribonuclease J encodes MEENRNENGVERLKKSNRYKKRKENLKKSIASEGSAGGAEFSGEHENGSHKNKGAKNGQNSARSKGSKNGSRNGSNSAGGSSNGNSNGASGAHFGGAYPKSNENGAGGNGANLNGAVKPNGNNAKSANSSAADDASSADMQKKKKHKKRSNMPKSLTGNEPWQKAMEEAIAENKLIHEERLHPLKDANRSDETVRITPLGGLGEIGANMTVFETNTSAIIVDVGMSFPEESMLGVDILIPDFDYVRKIKNKIKGILITHAHEDHIGAMPYFFKEFQFPIYATPLPLGMISNKFEEHGLKAERSYFRPVQKRQLYQIGDFEVEFIHITHSIIDASALAITTKAGTIIHTGDFKIDHTPIDGYPTDLNRLAYYGDRGVMLLMSDSTNSHKEGITKSESSVGKTFDTIFSSCKGRVIMSTFSSNIHRVYQAIERGVKYGRKVCVIGRSMERNLFTAMELGYVNLDKKIFVDADQVSKYPDNEVLIVTTGSQGETMSALYRMATDEHKYIKIKSTDQVIISAKAIPGNESSVSTVLNYLLKSGAKVAYQDFSEIHVSGHASIEEQKLMLRLIKPKFFLPVHGEYNHIVKHKETAIECGIEEKNIYLMNDGDQMEVCEKYLKRVKTVKTGKVFIDNQINKQISDEIVKHRQNLADAGVAVIIAQIDKNEKRLIQTRVITYGLVAENQTAHFTKEMQGIIEQFLANLKDEILLDHWALEGKIRQAVRKHIFRKIKKYPTIVPVIYLM; translated from the coding sequence ATGGAAGAAAACAGAAATGAAAACGGTGTCGAACGACTCAAAAAAAGCAATCGCTACAAAAAACGCAAGGAAAATCTAAAAAAATCTATCGCGAGTGAGGGCTCTGCGGGCGGCGCGGAATTCAGCGGCGAGCATGAAAACGGCTCTCACAAAAACAAAGGCGCGAAAAACGGGCAAAATTCCGCTCGTTCAAAGGGTTCAAAAAACGGCTCTCGCAACGGATCAAATTCTGCGGGAGGCTCGTCAAACGGCAATTCGAACGGTGCGAGTGGTGCGCATTTCGGCGGTGCATATCCAAAAAGCAACGAAAACGGTGCGGGCGGTAACGGCGCAAATTTAAACGGCGCCGTAAAACCGAATGGTAATAACGCAAAAAGCGCAAATTCTAGCGCCGCAGACGATGCAAGCTCCGCAGACATGCAGAAAAAGAAAAAGCACAAAAAGCGCTCAAATATGCCAAAGAGCCTCACCGGCAACGAGCCGTGGCAAAAGGCGATGGAAGAGGCGATCGCGGAAAATAAGCTAATCCACGAGGAGCGCCTGCACCCGCTTAAAGACGCTAATCGCAGCGACGAGACGGTGCGTATCACGCCGCTTGGCGGACTGGGCGAGATCGGTGCGAATATGACCGTTTTTGAGACCAATACGAGCGCAATCATCGTGGACGTGGGTATGAGTTTTCCAGAGGAGAGCATGCTAGGCGTGGACATTTTAATCCCCGACTTCGATTATGTACGAAAGATAAAAAACAAGATCAAGGGCATCCTCATCACCCACGCGCACGAGGATCATATCGGCGCGATGCCATATTTTTTCAAAGAATTTCAATTCCCGATCTACGCTACGCCGCTTCCTTTGGGGATGATAAGCAATAAATTCGAAGAGCACGGCCTTAAAGCCGAGCGTAGCTACTTTCGGCCCGTGCAGAAGCGCCAGCTTTATCAGATCGGCGATTTTGAGGTCGAGTTTATCCACATAACGCACTCCATTATCGATGCGAGCGCGCTTGCAATTACGACGAAAGCGGGCACGATCATCCACACGGGCGATTTTAAGATCGATCATACGCCGATCGACGGCTATCCGACCGATCTGAACCGCCTAGCTTATTACGGCGATCGCGGAGTTATGCTTTTGATGAGCGATAGCACGAACTCGCACAAAGAGGGGATCACAAAGTCCGAAAGCTCGGTAGGCAAGACCTTTGATACGATATTTTCGAGCTGTAAAGGGCGCGTGATAATGAGCACCTTCAGCTCAAACATCCACCGCGTCTATCAGGCTATAGAGCGCGGTGTAAAATACGGCCGCAAGGTTTGCGTCATCGGACGAAGCATGGAGCGAAATTTATTTACCGCGATGGAGCTTGGATATGTAAATTTAGACAAAAAGATCTTCGTCGATGCCGATCAGGTCTCCAAATACCCCGATAATGAGGTTTTAATCGTTACTACCGGCTCGCAAGGCGAGACGATGAGTGCGCTGTACCGCATGGCGACGGACGAGCACAAATACATTAAAATCAAATCCACCGATCAAGTAATCATCAGCGCCAAGGCGATTCCCGGCAACGAAAGCAGCGTCTCGACCGTGCTTAACTACCTGCTAAAAAGCGGCGCAAAGGTCGCGTATCAGGACTTCAGCGAGATACACGTAAGCGGGCACGCCTCGATCGAAGAGCAAAAGCTCATGCTGCGCCTAATAAAGCCGAAATTTTTCCTACCCGTGCACGGCGAGTACAACCACATCGTAAAGCATAAAGAGACCGCGATAGAGTGCGGCATCGAGGAGAAAAATATCTATTTGATGAACGACGGCGATCAGATGGAGGTTTGCGAAAAATACCTAAAGCGCGTCAAGACCGTCAAGACGGGCAAGGTCTTCATCGACAACCAGATCAACAAGCAGATCTCCGACGAGATCGTCAAACACCGCCAAAATTTAGCCGATGCGGGCGTCGCGGTCATCATCGCGCAGATCGACAAAAACGAAAAGAGACTCATCCAAACGCGTGTCATCACCTACGGGCTCGTCGCCGAGAACCAAACGGCACACTTTACCAAGGAGATGCAGGGCATCATCGAGCAGTTTTTGGCAAATTTAAAAGATGAAATTCTACTCGATCACTGGGCGCTGGAGGGCAAGATCCGCCAGGCTGTGCGCAAGCACATCTTTAGAAAGATCAAAAAATATCCGACCATCGTGCCGGTGATTTATTTGATGTAA
- a CDS encoding KpsF/GutQ family sugar-phosphate isomerase, whose translation MSEILDMAREVLRLEGAELLRHADLIGGEIERAVSLILACKGKVIVTGVGKSGHIGVKIAATLASTGTPSFFVHPTEALHGDLGMIGKDDMVLAISFSGESEELVRILPHLKRFGVKIIAMARDKNSSLGKVCDEFISLSIVKEACPLGAAPTVSTTLTLGLGDALAICLMRQRRFGKEDFANFHPGGSLGKRLFVKVKDVMQSKNLPVANRNASLKQAIDIMTHGKLGTVLLVNEKGALEAILSDGDLRRALMREDFDINDGALKYATKNPKILDDKNMLAIDALNLIEQFKIQVLPVVENGVPAGILHIHDLTSLGLK comes from the coding sequence ATGAGTGAAATTTTAGATATGGCACGAGAGGTGCTAAGGCTCGAAGGGGCGGAGCTTTTGCGGCATGCGGATCTTATCGGCGGCGAAATTGAGCGAGCCGTAAGCTTGATCCTAGCTTGCAAAGGCAAGGTAATCGTCACCGGCGTGGGTAAGAGCGGCCACATAGGCGTTAAGATCGCTGCGACGCTTGCCAGTACCGGCACGCCGTCGTTTTTCGTCCATCCTACGGAGGCGCTGCACGGCGATCTGGGTATGATTGGCAAGGACGACATGGTGCTTGCGATCAGTTTTAGCGGCGAGAGCGAGGAGTTGGTTAGAATTCTGCCACACCTCAAACGCTTCGGCGTGAAGATCATCGCGATGGCGCGCGATAAAAATAGCTCGCTCGGCAAGGTTTGCGACGAGTTCATAAGCCTTAGCATCGTCAAAGAGGCCTGCCCGCTCGGCGCCGCGCCTACGGTTTCTACGACGCTAACGCTCGGTTTGGGCGACGCGTTAGCGATCTGTTTGATGAGGCAGCGCAGATTCGGCAAGGAGGATTTTGCAAATTTTCACCCGGGCGGCAGCCTCGGCAAGCGACTTTTCGTAAAAGTAAAAGACGTGATGCAAAGTAAAAATTTACCGGTTGCAAACCGTAACGCCAGCCTAAAACAAGCTATCGACATTATGACGCACGGAAAGCTCGGCACCGTTTTGTTAGTGAACGAAAAGGGCGCGCTCGAGGCGATCTTAAGCGATGGCGATTTGCGGCGTGCGCTGATGCGAGAGGATTTTGACATCAATGACGGCGCGCTAAAATATGCCACCAAAAATCCTAAAATACTGGACGATAAAAATATGCTCGCAATAGACGCGTTAAATTTGATCGAGCAATTTAAAATCCAGGTCCTGCCCGTGGTCGAAAACGGCGTGCCCGCGGGGATCTTGCATATCCACGATCTAACGAGCTTGGGGCTAAAATAA
- a CDS encoding pseudouridine synthase: MRLNKFISHNTAYSRREADELIKQGKVSINGRVVSDFIEVSGEEKIRIGSRLIKPKTEFTMIVYNKRKGELVTKKDDRGRRTIYDSLPEGFSRFVSVGRLDFASEGLLLLTDAPAIATALMNSDIEREYYLKVKGEVKEEVVTAIREGFFAADASKGAHAKSKIKSMEFKPFLGYRIMPSSGGYTKIKAIINEGQNRELRRFFGYFDLDVVELKRTAFGRMTLGMLKPGKWRYFDHSEYEDLRDFLKENKIRY; the protein is encoded by the coding sequence ATGCGTCTGAATAAATTTATCTCCCATAACACTGCCTACTCACGCCGTGAGGCGGACGAGCTGATCAAGCAGGGCAAGGTTAGCATTAACGGTCGCGTCGTTAGCGATTTTATAGAGGTTAGCGGCGAGGAGAAGATTCGCATCGGCTCGCGCCTCATTAAGCCCAAGACGGAATTTACGATGATCGTTTATAACAAACGCAAAGGCGAGTTAGTTACTAAAAAAGACGATCGCGGCAGGCGGACGATTTACGATAGCTTGCCGGAGGGATTTAGTAGATTTGTTAGCGTAGGGCGTTTGGATTTCGCAAGCGAAGGGCTTTTGCTGCTAACCGATGCGCCCGCGATCGCTACAGCGCTGATGAACAGCGACATCGAGCGAGAGTACTATCTAAAGGTAAAAGGCGAGGTGAAGGAGGAGGTAGTAACGGCGATCCGCGAGGGCTTTTTTGCTGCAGATGCGAGCAAAGGTGCGCACGCCAAAAGTAAGATCAAATCGATGGAATTTAAACCCTTTTTGGGCTACCGCATAATGCCTAGCAGCGGCGGTTATACGAAGATAAAAGCGATCATTAACGAGGGGCAAAACCGCGAGCTACGTAGATTTTTCGGCTATTTCGATCTGGATGTCGTGGAGCTTAAGCGCACGGCATTCGGTAGAATGACGCTTGGGATGTTAAAGCCCGGCAAATGGCGCTATTTTGATCATAGCGAATACGAAGATCTGCGCGATTTTTTGAAAGAAAACAAAATCCGCTATTAA
- the ybaK gene encoding Cys-tRNA(Pro) deacylase, whose translation MSSKTNAARVLDGLKIPYEIKEYAVDPLNLDAVHVANSVNEPIERVYKTIVCTADHEYVVACLQGDLNLDLKALAHICGAKRCELMDLKDLQKVTGYVRGGCSPLGMKKHFRTFIDERALTQEKIYVSAGVRGKQIALAPKDLATATEAQICKITHD comes from the coding sequence ATGAGCTCAAAGACGAACGCTGCACGCGTACTGGACGGTCTGAAAATCCCTTACGAGATTAAAGAATACGCGGTTGATCCTTTAAATTTAGACGCGGTGCACGTGGCAAACAGCGTGAACGAGCCGATCGAGCGGGTCTATAAAACGATAGTTTGCACGGCGGATCACGAATATGTCGTAGCCTGCCTGCAAGGCGATCTAAATCTCGATCTCAAGGCGCTCGCGCACATCTGCGGCGCGAAACGTTGCGAGCTGATGGATTTGAAGGATTTGCAAAAGGTAACGGGCTATGTCAGGGGCGGCTGCTCACCGCTTGGGATGAAAAAGCACTTCCGCACCTTCATCGACGAGCGAGCGCTAACGCAGGAGAAAATTTACGTTAGCGCGGGCGTACGCGGAAAACAGATCGCTCTTGCGCCGAAGGACCTCGCAACTGCGACCGAGGCGCAAATTTGCAAAATAACGCATGACTAG
- a CDS encoding LemA family protein: MNAALVLLVVIVLLVLALVGAYNSFIAKRNQVRNIASTVDTQLKKRYDLIPNLVSATREYMSHENAVLTRVSELRSQAISASSNADKFRLNSEISALLGQIRVAVEAYPNLKANESFAKLQNALGECEEQISAARRAYNGAVTVYNNACEMFPTNIIANVFNFVKAEFFAASEQEKQAPNVSELFKK; the protein is encoded by the coding sequence ATGAATGCGGCCTTAGTTCTGTTAGTCGTCATAGTTTTGTTAGTTTTGGCGTTAGTAGGCGCTTATAACTCGTTCATCGCCAAGCGCAACCAGGTGCGAAACATCGCTTCCACCGTCGATACACAGCTTAAAAAGCGCTACGACCTCATCCCAAATTTAGTTAGCGCCACGCGAGAATATATGAGCCACGAAAATGCCGTGCTAACGCGCGTTAGCGAACTTCGCTCGCAAGCGATCAGCGCAAGCTCTAACGCCGATAAATTTAGATTAAATAGCGAAATTTCGGCTCTTTTGGGACAGATCCGCGTTGCGGTAGAGGCGTATCCAAACCTCAAGGCTAACGAATCATTTGCCAAGCTACAAAACGCGTTGGGCGAGTGCGAGGAGCAGATCAGTGCCGCACGCCGCGCTTATAACGGCGCCGTTACAGTTTATAATAACGCTTGCGAGATGTTTCCTACCAACATCATCGCTAACGTTTTTAACTTCGTCAAAGCGGAATTTTTCGCCGCTAGCGAGCAAGAAAAGCAAGCCCCAAACGTCTCCGAGCTTTTCAAAAAATAA
- the cas6 gene encoding CRISPR system precrRNA processing endoribonuclease RAMP protein Cas6 has product MLKYLELGICGTDLKPSHPFIGSAIRGAFGYALRKASCPFVSANCEKCDISGECVYNEFFENVSDTPNFRLDINLNQKSFDFKILLFEHAVRYLPHVAIAIANMQEIGLEASRRKFKFSNFTLNGEIVEPKFLLSNEPGPLNFTPDFAAGDYEISLLTPLRMKQKNVLVRREIDLKSFIRQIAMRFENITGEAIDKFEVKFRRFEQDLRFYDINRYSNRQHTKMQFGGLLGRMRVFGLDERSAKFLQLAQITGVGKSTVFGLGKIKVERI; this is encoded by the coding sequence ATGCTTAAATATTTAGAGCTAGGCATTTGCGGCACGGATTTAAAGCCCTCGCATCCTTTTATTGGCTCGGCGATCAGGGGCGCTTTCGGATACGCTCTTAGAAAGGCGAGTTGTCCTTTCGTAAGTGCAAACTGCGAGAAATGCGACATCTCCGGCGAATGCGTATATAATGAATTTTTTGAAAATGTATCCGATACGCCAAATTTTAGGCTGGATATTAATCTTAATCAAAAGAGCTTTGATTTTAAAATTTTACTTTTCGAGCATGCCGTGCGCTATCTGCCTCACGTCGCTATAGCTATTGCAAATATGCAAGAAATCGGGCTTGAGGCAAGCAGGCGCAAGTTTAAATTTTCAAATTTTACTCTAAACGGCGAAATCGTAGAGCCTAAATTTCTGCTTTCAAATGAGCCTGGGCCATTAAATTTCACGCCCGATTTTGCTGCGGGCGATTATGAAATTTCGCTTCTTACCCCGCTTCGTATGAAGCAAAAAAACGTCCTCGTCCGCCGCGAGATCGACCTTAAGTCCTTTATTCGCCAAATCGCTATGAGATTTGAGAACATAACGGGCGAGGCTATAGATAAATTCGAGGTAAAATTCCGCCGTTTCGAGCAGGATTTGCGCTTTTACGACATCAATCGCTACTCAAACCGCCAGCACACTAAAATGCAATTTGGCGGCTTGCTTGGACGGATGCGAGTTTTCGGACTTGATGAGCGCTCGGCAAAGTTTTTACAACTCGCTCAAATTACCGGGGTCGGCAAAAGCACGGTTTTTGGACTAGGCAAGATAAAGGTAGAGCGGATTTAA
- the cas1 gene encoding CRISPR-associated endonuclease Cas1, with protein sequence MFDLSLEDIFTAGAFEYALKRLKRTALGFDGLSADDICSGEFYAELKSEIFSLSYSPQPLKRAFIPKEAKDELRKLAVPSLKDKFVQNILTRELSGYFDKSFSNRSYAYRNGKSYANAIYRARDFFQIFSFAVKTDIKDFFENIDHEKLLEILRANIRDARIIRLIELWIKNGIFERFDYRAHTKGVHQGDVLSPLLSNIYLNQMDKFLENSGVEFVRYADDFVMFFASYEAAEMRLARLKDFLKTISLSLNEAKTSIHGKDSEFVFLGVSFKGTNLSIGEEKFKRILAKLASSAKKQAISQSVENLNAYAYHLKAISLKLFSPSQKDRFCLHFGEVVTSLIRRFLKTADKRTLAEALINLNFPYELGKTAKKAKILTYFKNAKRPAVKSVQNALEAKKREYLKTFSQSSIIHITTPFYFLALSQGKLVLKSKGAIKHKFPINQISQIIINAQISLSSAVIKECAKKKISINFIDEKTNLSYATLISANSAIPKTAASQISLLTTKKSLRIAQQFIIGKLKNQINYLKYLGKYHKNLGAEIKAMQEILKLRVPGAASVSELMGFEGSAANSYWQAIAKAVDYEFGFSARVTQGATDIVNSALNYGYAILYSKILKSIAAAGLSPHVSYLHALDEQKPTLAFDLIEEFRAFIVDRAVISMVNKNEPFEIKDGLLSVATRQNIAKNVNEKLFACTQYRGEQLKAQDIIDRQAYALKRAVTQNEKYKPFIGRFQ encoded by the coding sequence ATGTTTGATCTAAGTTTAGAGGATATTTTTACCGCAGGCGCCTTTGAATACGCGCTAAAAAGGCTAAAGCGCACGGCTTTGGGGTTTGATGGACTTAGCGCTGATGATATTTGTTCGGGCGAATTTTACGCTGAGCTAAAGAGCGAAATTTTTAGCCTTTCCTATTCGCCGCAGCCCTTAAAACGAGCCTTTATCCCAAAAGAAGCCAAAGACGAGTTGCGTAAGCTCGCCGTACCCTCGCTAAAAGATAAATTTGTGCAAAATATCCTCACTCGCGAGCTTTCAGGCTATTTTGATAAAAGCTTTTCAAACCGCTCTTATGCTTATCGAAACGGCAAATCCTACGCCAATGCCATCTATCGCGCCCGCGATTTTTTTCAAATTTTCAGCTTCGCCGTCAAAACCGACATCAAAGATTTCTTTGAAAATATCGATCACGAAAAATTGCTTGAAATTTTACGCGCAAATATCCGCGACGCTCGTATCATTAGGCTCATCGAGCTTTGGATCAAAAACGGAATTTTTGAGCGCTTTGATTACCGCGCTCACACAAAAGGCGTTCATCAGGGCGATGTCCTAAGCCCGCTTCTTTCGAATATCTACCTAAATCAAATGGATAAATTTTTAGAAAACTCGGGCGTAGAGTTCGTCAGATACGCCGATGATTTCGTTATGTTTTTTGCTTCATATGAGGCCGCCGAAATGAGGCTAGCGCGCCTGAAAGATTTTTTAAAAACCATAAGCTTATCTCTAAACGAAGCCAAAACCTCCATTCACGGCAAAGATAGCGAATTTGTCTTTTTGGGCGTAAGCTTTAAGGGCACAAATTTAAGCATCGGTGAGGAAAAATTTAAGCGCATTCTAGCCAAACTCGCAAGCTCTGCCAAAAAGCAGGCGATAAGCCAAAGCGTAGAAAATTTAAACGCCTATGCGTATCATCTAAAGGCCATTTCGCTTAAGCTTTTCTCACCTTCGCAAAAAGATAGATTTTGCTTGCATTTTGGCGAGGTCGTAACGAGCCTAATACGCAGATTTCTAAAAACCGCAGACAAGCGGACGCTAGCAGAAGCCTTAATCAACCTAAACTTCCCCTACGAGCTAGGCAAAACGGCTAAAAAGGCTAAAATTCTAACCTACTTCAAAAACGCCAAGCGTCCCGCCGTCAAATCCGTCCAAAACGCCCTTGAGGCTAAAAAGCGCGAATATCTAAAAACCTTCTCGCAAAGCTCGATTATCCACATCACGACGCCTTTTTACTTCCTCGCTCTGTCGCAAGGAAAGCTCGTGCTAAAAAGCAAAGGCGCTATCAAGCACAAATTCCCCATAAACCAAATCAGCCAGATCATCATAAACGCTCAAATTTCGCTTAGCTCCGCCGTCATCAAAGAGTGCGCCAAAAAGAAAATTTCCATAAATTTCATCGACGAAAAGACTAATCTTAGCTACGCCACGCTCATTAGCGCAAATTCTGCCATACCCAAAACCGCTGCTTCGCAAATTTCGCTGCTAACGACCAAAAAATCGCTCCGCATCGCCCAGCAGTTCATCATCGGCAAGCTAAAAAATCAGATCAACTATCTAAAATATCTAGGCAAATACCATAAAAATCTAGGCGCCGAAATTAAAGCGATGCAAGAAATTTTAAAGCTCCGCGTCCCTGGCGCCGCAAGCGTAAGCGAGCTTATGGGCTTTGAAGGAAGCGCCGCAAACTCCTACTGGCAGGCTATCGCAAAGGCAGTCGACTACGAGTTTGGCTTTAGTGCGCGAGTGACGCAGGGCGCTACCGACATCGTAAATTCCGCCCTAAACTACGGCTACGCGATCCTTTATTCAAAAATTTTAAAATCCATTGCCGCCGCAGGTCTGTCGCCGCATGTATCCTATCTGCACGCGCTTGATGAGCAAAAGCCCACTCTCGCCTTCGATCTCATCGAGGAATTTCGAGCCTTCATCGTCGATCGTGCCGTAATCTCGATGGTCAATAAAAACGAGCCCTTTGAGATAAAAGACGGACTCCTATCTGTCGCAACCAGGCAAAATATCGCCAAAAACGTAAATGAAAAGCTCTTCGCTTGCACGCAGTACAGAGGCGAACAGCTAAAAGCGCAGGATATCATAGATAGGCAAGCCTACGCCCTAAAACGCGCCGTAACCCAAAACGAAAAATATAAGCCTTTCATCGGGAGATTTCAATGA
- the cas2 gene encoding CRISPR-associated endonuclease Cas2, whose protein sequence is MNLIICYDVCKTKRRNKLAALLESYGLRANYSVFELDVSERIYAELKQCIARIIEPKTDKVLFYRICKTCMAKSESLGEGEIFRSPGTYV, encoded by the coding sequence ATGAATTTAATCATCTGCTACGACGTTTGCAAAACTAAGCGTCGCAACAAACTCGCCGCCTTGCTAGAAAGCTACGGGCTGCGGGCGAACTACTCGGTATTCGAGCTAGACGTCTCCGAGCGGATTTATGCCGAGCTAAAACAGTGCATCGCGCGCATAATCGAGCCTAAAACCGACAAAGTCCTATTCTACCGCATCTGCAAAACTTGTATGGCTAAAAGCGAGAGCCTAGGCGAAGGTGAGATCTTTCGTTCCCCTGGCACCTACGTCTAA
- a CDS encoding CRISPR-associated DxTHG motif protein, whose amino-acid sequence MKVVTILGIGRAKEKFEDRPVYRYDDKLGSFYSLKKQRYTNMLPLLIDNFGEQNIIPIFTKDAKDTNIEVLKKEFDIEYCEFFKDENFIDSDKDFYKILRIINDVTSNNEEYIIDLTHGFRHIPILATISLISQSLNNTDKIKHIFFAKEMEPYKDYEIIDLKEYLELANMSYVLETFNHNYTVSLVSKFKNKNFCNLISRLSTISNHILSNSLKALNKDVDKILSDIDFILKNEQIETFKGSLEDIQRHIRELQDIGKEKDSIKFYRMSKILNSKGYLLNAITLLFEAIGYYCAESFECFGDDIKAHINNFKNSRKFNAYDLTHESRTIVKKMGLRNGAYLTSIAVHDNIQKKLESIKTLGAFRDFIKDAEKLRNNLAHGNANERIEDSKQELSRLLDKYNSFCIQQNILGNKI is encoded by the coding sequence ATGAAAGTTGTAACAATTTTAGGTATAGGACGCGCAAAAGAAAAATTTGAGGATAGACCCGTTTATAGATATGATGATAAACTAGGCAGTTTTTACTCTTTAAAGAAACAAAGATATACAAATATGCTCCCACTTCTAATTGATAATTTTGGCGAGCAAAACATCATACCTATTTTCACTAAAGATGCTAAAGATACTAACATAGAAGTTTTAAAAAAAGAATTTGATATAGAATATTGTGAATTTTTTAAGGATGAAAATTTCATAGATAGCGATAAAGATTTTTACAAAATTTTACGCATCATAAATGACGTAACGTCAAACAATGAAGAGTATATAATAGATTTAACGCATGGTTTTAGGCATATCCCCATATTAGCTACCATTTCGCTTATATCACAAAGCCTAAACAATACAGATAAAATCAAGCATATATTTTTCGCAAAAGAGATGGAGCCTTATAAAGATTATGAAATAATCGATTTAAAAGAGTATTTAGAGCTTGCAAATATGTCGTATGTGCTAGAAACTTTTAATCATAATTACACGGTTTCATTAGTTTCTAAATTTAAAAATAAGAATTTTTGCAACCTCATAAGTCGGTTATCAACTATCTCTAATCATATACTATCGAATTCGCTAAAAGCCCTTAATAAAGATGTCGACAAAATTCTAAGCGATATAGATTTTATTTTGAAGAATGAGCAAATAGAAACTTTTAAAGGCAGTCTTGAAGATATACAACGACACATAAGGGAGCTTCAAGATATAGGCAAAGAAAAAGATTCCATAAAATTTTATAGAATGTCTAAAATTCTAAACTCCAAAGGTTATTTATTAAATGCTATAACTTTACTATTCGAGGCTATAGGATATTACTGCGCGGAAAGCTTTGAGTGCTTTGGCGACGATATAAAAGCGCATATAAATAACTTTAAAAACAGCAGAAAATTTAATGCTTATGATTTGACGCATGAGTCTAGGACTATTGTAAAAAAAATGGGATTGAGGAATGGGGCCTATTTAACAAGCATCGCTGTGCATGATAATATACAAAAGAAGCTAGAAAGTATAAAAACTCTTGGTGCCTTTAGGGATTTTATAAAAGATGCCGAAAAATTAAGAAATAATCTAGCTCATGGTAATGCCAACGAAAGGATAGAAGACTCAAAGCAAGAGTTATCAAGATTATTAGATAAATATAATTCATTTTGTATACAGCAAAATATATTGGGAAATAAAATATGA
- the csx20 gene encoding CRISPR-associated protein Csx20, with product MKILFTLINHTLTSEQEEDARKNLNVDKFINIADARWSDIDPSEKSVIKFVEAYKDKLKKQAKAGDVLLVQGDFGATYNMIRFAKNMGLIAVYATTNRIVSEQVENGKVVIKREFKHARFREYEEL from the coding sequence ATGAAAATCCTCTTTACACTAATAAACCACACCTTGACGTCGGAGCAAGAAGAAGACGCGAGGAAGAATTTAAATGTCGATAAATTCATAAATATAGCCGATGCGAGGTGGAGCGATATTGACCCGTCCGAAAAAAGCGTAATAAAATTCGTTGAAGCGTATAAAGATAAACTTAAAAAGCAAGCAAAAGCGGGCGATGTATTGCTGGTGCAGGGTGATTTCGGAGCGACTTATAATATGATAAGGTTTGCTAAAAATATGGGTCTGATAGCCGTGTATGCGACTACTAACCGCATCGTAAGTGAGCAGGTAGAAAACGGCAAAGTCGTGATTAAACGAGAATTTAAACACGCAAGATTTAGAGAATACGAGGAGTTATAA
- a CDS encoding WYL domain-containing protein, translating to MSLPSKPTRIALLKASPKVAIYFKEGMKLFFPTQKFKKKLADGSIIFSIDFTQDMEILPFIKKWLPDIEILEPKDLRETFKEQLKAALDILSE from the coding sequence ATGAGCTTGCCCTCCAAGCCGACGCGAATAGCACTATTAAAAGCTTCTCCGAAAGTGGCTATATATTTTAAGGAGGGCATGAAGCTGTTTTTCCCAACTCAAAAATTTAAAAAGAAGCTAGCGGATGGTAGCATTATTTTTAGCATAGATTTTACTCAGGATATGGAGATATTGCCGTTTATAAAAAAGTGGCTTCCAGATATCGAGATACTAGAGCCAAAAGATCTGAGAGAAACCTTTAAAGAGCAATTAAAAGCGGCTCTTGATATATTAAGTGAGTAG